AGAGTTTTTCAGGCACTCATACCCTCCAACAATCTTGTTGTCTTCTTTCAGGGCGACTGTAGATGTTTAAAAATTTGAataaagatgaaacaaaaacagagaaaatgatgtTATTAGTGTATTGACATCTAGTGTAGGTCATAGTAACTTGATGCACCATAATCAGACTTTCAATATCATTTCTGTACCATACCTGCCCCTCCAAAGACAGTCGGATGAAGAGATCATTTTTTGAATTGCAAACACTGCCATTTGGGATTTCTCTTTGTGTGATTTCAGTCAACAcatatgtgtttatttcttttatgttctttttttttttttttttttcactgctcaCTGTTCATGAGTTTAGTTTAGTCACTACCGGTGGCATCAGTGCAACTATGACAAtgttagttttttatttttcacaacaGGTTTATTATACAATCATATACTGGATATGACGGCCGTCTAACTAACTGACATTCGCACTTGTGGATGTTGAGTAAGACttggtgtgtgggtgtgctgtAACTCATGGAGTTAAAGATGGTCTGTGCCAGAGTAAGATTGTGCCATGGCAAATGTGCCATCTTACCTCATCCATACAGCTTAGATATACACCAAAAATAACTTTACCAGtattattttacttgttttaatgttttgcttATTCATATTGCTTATCAGCAATCATCTTCCTGGAAAAAAAGCAGTAGGTGTTGCAACAACTGATATGGCAGTGCTTTTTTCCATTTGCATTGCTCAACGCTGACATAAAGTCCTGACGAAGGCAAATCTAACATAGTCAGAAAATGTGTTACAATGTCAGCTTCAGTTTACTGGATGTTATCAGTAAAGTGTCACTTGATGACacattatctgtttattttacataactGTGTCTGGTGAAACTTTTGAGCGCcatatacacaatataaaaataatatataaaacaaattacTTGGAAAACTCAACAAAAAATCAACCCAGTCTAAGTTCAGCAGGAAGAAAGCATTTTGCTCTTGCTGTTTTGAAATTTCAAAACTGCATGTCATTGCTGACTCAATTTTTCAGACATAGAGAGGCACTGAGAGGTACGAGGCTCTGTTACTCATGTATAAGAATAGGTGTTTATCAGCACCAGAcaggaaaacatttaaatgtgagGGTACATTTAACCAAACCCTATGATTATACACTTAAGGATGAAATACAACGCATTCCCATCCAGCACAGGCAAGTTCTCCGCCACTCATTACTGTGTGGCATACACACCGTCTGCCTCATTCCTTTTCTAACCTGCATCATCGCTTGTGTTCTTTGATTGCAAATGAGTGGATGTAATACAGCAACTTGACTCATTCTGTTGAGAAATTTGCTTTCGGTAAACATGTGTACATATCATGTTGCGTGCTTGATTGCTCTTGTGATATCCTCATTtgtgtgcaacattaaaatgtgcAACAAATGCAAATTCCATGAGCAAACTGAAAAGGTTGAAATTTCTTTGACTGTCTCACATATGACAACCACATGCCTGTTTAGTCATAACCACTATTCAGGATGTGTGAATTAAGAAACTCTGCTCATGTCACTGCAAACTAAAACTGTCACTGATCTTCAATAATGACCAGGACTACAATGCTAATTTCAAGCATTTCTGACCTTAACTCTATACAATACATGGAAAAGGATAAAGACTTCCATTTATTTCACCATTCGGCTCTCCCTGTTTAACCAGTTCCGGTTCCCCTAATCCCATTCCACTGTATCTCAAAATACACTTGGACAGAAAGAGGGAGCGACgtgtcaaagatctgtaaaACTTATGCACTGCCAGGCTTGTTTTCTGTTGGCCAGAGCCAAGTCTGATTATTCATATCCCTTAAGTCTGCTGAGGGGGACCAAGCGTTGCGGTTGAAAGTAGGGACGAGTGTAAGGAAGTGGTTTAGGTTATTGAAGTTCAGCCTTTTTCCCCGTGTGTGGTGTAttgcatggaaaaaaaaaaacatcaatgagCCATAGTAGGGGCGAAAGCGGTTGGCACCCATTTTgacttgaaaaacaaaattccTGACCTCTCCGCACCCATGAGACAAAGGTTTGATTTCCAGTCAGCACCGCAAGATCAACAAACCTTTGAGGTTTCAACATACTGCAGATTCCCACTATTTGTGTCTTTATGACTGCGTAAAGTGGAATCTAGACGTTTCAGCACAACAGCGAGTATGCCACCATTTCACTCTGTGCCCCAACAAAAGTGGATTTAGAAATGCTGTGAGCTCACAGGGTTTTGCACTCAACAGCGACAAAAATACTGGGTGTATTACACAGACACTGGGAACAGGAGTATGTTATTATAActtctctgtctcacacacagagacacacacagacatacatgcaCTTTAGTTTTACTTTTCAGGTTGTTCCCCCACCCTCCCAGCTGCTGTAGTAAATAATAAATCCCCAAATTCCAACTGCGTATACCACCCTCTGCTAAAACGAAATTCCCTTTAAACCTCCGCTGGTTGTTTTACACACCCAAATTGGTATTTATGCGGCACACACATAATTGCAGGTTTGGTTGGTAAATCAAGAACTCTGGCAAGCCCTGGGCTCTGAAGGCTTGCCTCAAACTATAGCCTTGGGATAGCTATTAATATCCCCTACAGACACTAGTGAAAAGTTCTGCCTTTGAGTTCTGTTGAAAGACTGTGCAgcaaaaattgtgaaaaaaatattttagcacagaaacaaaaactggTGCATGTATTGCTCCAGAGAATCCGAACCAAATTAAACAAAGTAGTCATCCTGTCTAGACTTCAGCTAAAACAGGACAGGCATATCATTTAGTGTTACAAATGGACCTGAACAGTGCAGCATAGTTTTCAGGAGTAATGAATAAGTTAACTGGGTCAGCTTATTTCAAACTGTTTCCTGTAGTTAGAATGAATTGTTTTTGGTCCCGATGTCTCTCAGTGGGGATGTATTCAGTCACTGAATATTTATGCATCCATGAAGAAAGGCAATGATAACAAAGACAAGAGTCCTCCTACGCACTCAACTAAGGGTGTTGCTCCAACTCAAGCGGAGGCTGAGAGCATGTTAGTAGACACATGTAGTGTCTCTCactcttttgctctctctctctctctccccctctctctctcatttcttcttcCCCCTCACATCTGGACTATTGGCAGGACACAgttcctgtgtgtgtacatttgagCAGGGGACTCAGTTTTAGGGTTGGGCAGGTTCTAGCAGCTTACAGCATAGTTGATCAGTTCAAGATTGTGAGCCTCATtgtgtttcactgtgtgaacaacTGTTGTAATTTAGATTATCAAAGCCACTGCCATCACTAAAATGGCACTTTGTGTGATTTATGAAATAATGACcccaaatgtaaatattctgaatttgattTACCTCTTCTTATAGTGTTGCAAATAATTGTTATtagaaggaaaaacacaggcATCAGACCTGTTTTGATTGTGTCACTTTCACAAATTTTAGGCAGTTCGGATGACTTCAGTAGATATTCATCTACATTAATTCCTTAAATGTCAACTTCCAATTTATGACATGGCaacaaatatgccaaaaaagaAGTGTAAGTTGGCACAAACCAGCCAAACCTTGTTTAGGATTTTGTACAGATGCTTTGCAACATTCATTTAATTCCTGTTGATATCATTTGCTCAATGAGATGCAGTTGAGATGCTCAAATTAGTCAGtataaaactttaaaagaaTTCTTCATCCACACTGGTATTTTTGCTTcaacatcagtgtttttttcctgggaaaacagagaaagacaggtTACTGAGATTGAGGAAACAGTCCATTCAGCATGTTTTGCAACTTTCCACAGAAAATTCTAGAAAACAATCATCAACTCAATACCATGTTATACAGATATATGAATGTGTGGGTAGTTGGGCAGCAAAACCAAGAGTAAAGAGGAACCATGTGGGAGGAAATATGACCACAAAGTCAAACTCAGATGCAACATTTCTTCCCCACTGAAGGTAGGGCTATACTTTGGGGACACTAGATTGATTTTCATTCTCTCCAGCCAACACTCCCCCATGTCCACGCCTCCATATTGCTCTTATTATGGTATTCCAATTTTTTTGCCTCTTCCTGTTTAGATGCCTTTCTGCAgatttttcttgattaattagATTTTGTTCAATCCACATGTGATATTTGAACTCTGCTTTTAGGACACCAGACTGAAGCCTTCATTTAAACAAGGAATTGCTCACTTTATAAACCTTCAGCATGTCAGGGTGTTTTTTCAGTTCCTTCAAATCTTCTGCTTTGACCTTAACTCTGTTTAATTATTTAGCTATAGGTCTGTGTTTTTTATGGCCTTGTGTTGAATTTCAGTAGGAACTCTGAGAACTTGATGGGGATATatctgagatttaaaaaaaaaaataaaaaaaaaaacacaaaagcagcagGAATGTGCCAGGCAGGTTTAAAAGATTAAAGTGTTGTGAATTACAGCATAGATTGCTTCAGGGTAGGTATATGAATTACCTTTGTTTTAGGTTTCCATTCACTTCTGGTCCCATTCTGCAACTATTCCTAGCATCATGTGCTTTTGGCATAtactttaaatgtcaaatgtttcaGGAATGCAGGGTTTAGTGCAATGGGTGAAAATCATTCCTGTTGTGATGAAAAATATTCCATCCTATCCCCTGAAGTTCCtcttttaattttgtttcttAATTTATGAGTATGGCACTTACACACATCAAAGATGGCAATGCACTTCAGATGTGTTTCCAAATTTCAGAACAAAACAAGAGCATCCCCTAGATAACTTATATCTGTGCAATTATCCCAAATACTAATAGTAAttccaatgaaaaaaaaagatatattcaTCCAGATCTGTTTTTCATGCAGGTTTGGATCTACAGAGGAACCATATAAAACTGCTTGGCGACCCTTAATTACGGACAGATGCTGTTGTGACTTCCTTATACATGAGGCAGGGTGAAAAGAGGGGACACTAAGAATATGTGACCTACATGCCCAGCTGTCGATTCAAACAGCCAACACAGAGCAATTATACCTAACCTCAAGCAAACATGAGCTCAAGCCACatagaggaaaaacacattacacagcAGGATTGGTCATGAGAAGTCACAACTCTGCTCTTTCTCAGGTACTCACCTCAGCAACCCACAATTTatgcattttgttgtttggttacgctgtattttcacttttcGGAGTTTCCCACAGACTCTATCGTGTAGTATTTAAAGAAGGCAGACGTGTTGTAGCAAGAAATTTTACACCACACTTCAGATTTGCACTTCCACACACACTAGGGTTATATAGACAGCATCACTTTGTAAGTCCAGGGTGTAAAGTGAATTGTCTGTAGTGTTTAGACATACTGCATGGTcatataaatgcattttgcatCATCTATCAACTAAGccaattttgtgtttgttttaattttttaattttttctcttAATACTGCAATGCAAGAACAGCCAAAGTATACTGGAAGTTTACTGTTCTTCAAACGAGGGGCGTGAGTGCTGGTTGTGGTCCCGCCTCGATGTGAGCAATGACGTCACATATTTAAGGAGTCTGGGATCTGACTCTCGCCGTTTCCACGGATCAGTCAGGGTTTGTTCAGAGTTACATCTGCAGCTGATAACATCGTCATCCGACTGGAGAGCTTTGAGAAAGgtattgtacatttttgttaTAGAATATCAGAAACCTTAAATCAGTGAACCAGACGAGGCTGTAAAGAAGAAATAGATGTTTGCTACAACATGCCCTAACAAAAATCTTAGGGTGGGATTTGAACCACTTCGTTTCAGACAATTTGTTGCTCTTTGAGGTCGAAAGGGATCTTTACAAAGAATTCACAAGCTTATCTATAGTACACGGGTACCTTTTTTGCTCATTGAATTTGCGTTTACGTTTCCATTGTATGTTGTGCAAAATTAGCGGATGAAGTTGGATTGgagttgatttctttttttcatagccttattaaactgtgattttcacagcagactCATGACTAGCCTATAGGCTACTGAACTCAAACAAACATTGAAAATtgagaaacatttttcaaaacgTGATTTGAAGACAGATTTGTGTTGATTCTTTGGTTGGGACTGCTGCCCTATAATTGCAGGTTTCATGTCCCTGTGAACAGCATCATCTTAGGCCTTTTTGGAGAGCTAGTAAGTGGCGCTAAAATATATAACCCATCTTCGAAAAGTACACTGATTGTCctaacttttaaataaaattattttggtAAACATCACATCATAGTCtcatgcaaaaaacaaaaaaatccaaaagtgcaactaaaatcacatttaatcatccctctttgcagtcaaaaataatgtaaatatgtttttaatgcatttttaacaGTTAAGTATTATTAGAATGGAGAAAAAAGATCTTtgacaaaatatcagaaattcTTTTTGTGTCAGCCTGATGGCGGGAATGTCAGAGGCTTGTTTGATTTACATTTTCTGGCTGCTACCAATGTTACCTTACTGAATgcagaaaaaagtaaagaaactgttgtagctacaagtcatggacagacagtggctaattttgaagagcaatgaccaAGTGACcaagtgacattttcaggaaTGTTAATATGCTGTTTAATATGGTGAAGCTGAACAGCTAAATAGCTATTTAGCTTGCGAACTGACATTAGCAGTTCAATACTGAATGTTAGTCTGGtcgctcgttcaacaagctaaggtgcaggtcAAGGCGTGTGTTCACTTTGTAAGTTAAATAAGAAGGATACTTTAGCAGAAAACTAATGTGGGTTAATCAGAGTCAGTGGTTCTTGTGTTTTGTAGCAGGAtactatcaggctcagtgtgaccgtctgcccTGCCTATGATCAAACACCTTATTATTGCTTAtacaagatttgatttgctgtatcaaAATAGGCACTCCAGCTATGTAAACAGATGATGAAACagtatttaattgaaataatgtaaaactagggggcacaatcatgaaatcaaagaatttaaaatatacagtactgtgcaaaagtttttaggcactaaaagtaaagtgagaatgcttacaaaataTTGCtagaaattgttttaatttatcaattaacttaacaaagttgagtaaacagcagcaacctaaatgaaatcaatatttgctgtgagcagctttgcctttaaaacagcaggaaTTCTCCTTggtacactttaacacagttcttcatggtaacttgcaggtaggttgttttAACCATCCTGGAAAAAGAAtgttctgtggatttattatttaggccatctcaggtgcttcttcatgtaatcccagattgactccatgatgttgagatcagggctcagtgggggccataccataccatctgttgcaggactcatcattcttcttgttgctgaaaatagttctttatgactctatctgtatgcttggggtcattgtcatgtcataaATAAATTGGGGACCAAACAGACaactccctgatggtattgcataatggataagaatctaaacatctatggtgcctaaaacttttgcacagtactgtaaataaagtgatttacagagcatatatacagtatatgctgtaATAGACAAAAAAGCCAATTTATTTCAGTTGTactttaacatttgtttttcatgctgCAGGTCTCAAGACAATGATGGAGCTAATGACTGCGACACCTTTCTATcacataaatacaacagataTCACTGGAAAAAATGGCTCtttgtatgatgatgatgagtatGACTACAAGGATGAACATGCTGAGCTGCGACAGTCTCTCAACATCATGTCTGTCGTTATCTACTGCCTGGCTTTCGTTCTGGGTGTGCTCGGAAATGGAGTGGTTATCTGGGTGACTGGGTTCAAGATGAAGAAAACAGTGAACACAGTTTGGTTCCTCAATCTtgctgtggctgacttcctcTTCACAGCATTCCTTCCTTTGAGTGTTACATACACAGCCATGGATTTCCACTGGCCTTTCGGCAAGTTCATGTGCAAACTGAACAGCACCATAAGCTTCCTGAACATGTTTGCCAGTGTCTACATTCTGGTAGTGATCAGCGTGGACAGATGTGTGTCTGTCGTGTGGCCCGTCTGGGCCCAGAACCACCGAAGTGTACGCAAAGCATCCTGTGTGAGTCTGGGTGTTTGGGTACTGGCTCTGATTCTCAGCACTCCATACTTCATCTTCAGGGACACTGGGCCATCATATAACAATGAAGACATCATCAACTGCTTCAACAACTTTGCCTTTTCTGATGACTACGAAACACTGTCTGTGAATCAGTTGCGACAGTTTCGTCATCAGGCCATGACCATCACCCGTTTCCTCCTGGGTTTTGTTGTCCCCTTCACTGTCATTGTCTCCTGTTATGCTGTGATAATCCATCGTCTCAGGAGGAACCGCACCCTGGCCAGCCATTCAAGTCGCCCCTTTAAGATCATCGCTGCCGTTATCACCACTTTTTTCCTGTGCTGGGCTCCTTATCACATCATGGCTCTAATCGAGTTGGTGAATCACATGGCTAGTCATGCAAGTGAAATATTAGACCATGTCACCACTATCGGGGTCCCTATAGCCACCAGCCTGGCCTTTCTCAACAGTTGTCTGAATCCACTGCTGTATGTGTTCATGGGCCAAGATTTCAAGGATAAAGTTCGTAAATCCATCCTGAATGTACTGGAGACTGCTTTCCAGGAGGAGGTTTCTCGTTCATATACCTATACAAACTCAATGGTCACCAGTCGGAGCAAAGAGAAATCAGTATCTGATGCTGAGGTATAAGGCTGTCCATGATat
This sequence is a window from Thunnus thynnus chromosome 10, fThuThy2.1, whole genome shotgun sequence. Protein-coding genes within it:
- the LOC137191635 gene encoding chemerin-like receptor 1, with protein sequence MMELMTATPFYHINTTDITGKNGSLYDDDEYDYKDEHAELRQSLNIMSVVIYCLAFVLGVLGNGVVIWVTGFKMKKTVNTVWFLNLAVADFLFTAFLPLSVTYTAMDFHWPFGKFMCKLNSTISFLNMFASVYILVVISVDRCVSVVWPVWAQNHRSVRKASCVSLGVWVLALILSTPYFIFRDTGPSYNNEDIINCFNNFAFSDDYETLSVNQLRQFRHQAMTITRFLLGFVVPFTVIVSCYAVIIHRLRRNRTLASHSSRPFKIIAAVITTFFLCWAPYHIMALIELVNHMASHASEILDHVTTIGVPIATSLAFLNSCLNPLLYVFMGQDFKDKVRKSILNVLETAFQEEVSRSYTYTNSMVTSRSKEKSVSDAEV